caactgcctctgcctcctgagtgctgagactaaaggcaggAGCTACCACCACCCAGAAGGGCAGCACACATTTATAACCACAGTCCACGCCCTTCCTCCCAATCTGGGGCTTGCCACATCTCTAGAAAGTCCTCCAGACTGGCCATTACTCGGGTGAGAAAGGGTCTGTAGCATTCAGGGATTTCCTGAAACATTCTGAATCATCCAATCCAACATGCACCGTTCTACATGCTGCTGAAGTTGACCAATGGGATCATCCCTTTATGGCAGAAGATAAACTCTGTACCCAGAAGAATGGAAGAATTAATCCTCAAGTAAGGAAAAACCTGTCTTCCCAAGGCTCTCCTTCATAGGGCCAGCTTTGCACTCACACAGGGATTCTATGAACCCTTGCTTCTTAAATAATCTGCAGCAACAGCCCCTCTTCCAGAAGCTTTTCCCAGCCTCTCACTGACAGGAGAGGACTTTTTTCCATAGAGATGCCCTTGGAGGCACTACATTCTGTCAAGACAGGTGGAACTGCTAAGGCCTGTCAAGATGCTGCTAAAAATATAACTAATGAGAGTTCTCTTGGGGGGTTACAGGTCAGAACAGTCCAACCAAGAGACGGATTTCAGCACAGGGTGAATATCACctgcagaagaggaagttagaCACAGAGCCAGTGTTTCTTAAAGGATGTTAAGAATGAGGTGCTCTCTCTGCCCATTACCTGTTCTTTCTAGGGCATCACTTCCATACTCCAAGAACCTCTTTAGCCAGGCAATGCACTCTTCTTCTAGCCAGTTCTTTTGGTATTGCAACTCATGCAGGTTGGCCTCCCATGCTCGCTTGGTGATCTGAGCCACATTATCCATAgccagccaggagagggtgtcttTATTGAAGACAATGAAATCTTGTCCATCATATGCATACTGGAGAAACCCTGTGGTGCTGCCGTCTTCCAGCAACTCACAACCGATCATTCTCTGGTAGGTGTGAAGCCCTGAAACATACACAGgctatggagagatggctttaaacggagacagagagaggcttcTCAAGTGGCACGACTGGAGCATGATTGGAAGCACTCTTTGCCTCAGAAGACACCACCACACAGGCCTGCATATTTGGGTTCCCGAAGGTTCCTGTTTTGCAGATCCGCCTACTCACAGACATTGGTGAGGTACCTACGGCATGCCAAAGGATCACAGTGATGCCTGCCTTGAGGAATTATCCTATCTTTGGGATGATTCATTGATAAGTTTCATAGCTATTCTGAGTGCGGTATAGGAGCAAGAGATATGCAGGGGCTAGAAATGTATCTGGGACAATTAATACTGTAAGTTTCCATGTAGAAATAAAcaaatcgggttggggatttagctcagtggtagagcacttgcctggcaagcacaaggccctgggttcggtccccagctccggaaaaaaaaaaataaataaataaacaaatcatgaAGCCATCAGAAGATGAGTCCCAAGGTAAGCAAATTTaggatgaggaaagaaaagattgTTGAATACCAATGTGATAGGAATATGGGACAAGGGATAAAGGGACCAATGGGATAGGAATATGGGGGCAAGGGATAAGGGGTTTCCACAGAAGGTCAGTGTGAATGAGCCACAGGGGAGATGGTGAGCACAGAATACACAACGAGCAACCTCGTTTTCAAAGTTTTGCCAAAGGCTAGAGAGGATATAAGCAACCAGTGGCGTTGCCATACACAGCCCAGGGGTGCTCTTCTGGGGAGTAGCCAGTGAGGGAGCGTGCTCATCCCCGCTGCAGTCACACCTGAGTGGTTGTAGTGCCTCTGCAGGTGCCTCAGCTCTGTCTGGAAGGTCCGCTGCCAGCCTCTTAGCAGCTGAGTGTACCTCTCCCAGTGGTCAGGCGCCAGGTTCTCCGCCATCCATGGGGCTCTTGGCTCCTTCTGTCGGGTGACACTGTCATATGTAGTGATAGGGTGTGAGTCCACATATCCAACCGAGATAAATTCAGGGACTCCAGGGCCAGGATCGGAAACAGCCAGACGAAAGTATCTCAGAGAGTGGGTCCCTGAGGAGGAGGCAAGGAAGGAAGCGGCTGAGAGTCACAGATGACAGGATGTAATGACCACCTTTCCACAGCATTACTGCACCCGTGCCCTAGCCCGGTACTCCATGATACTCATCCCACTTTATCCAACACAACTATAGAGTCCTCGGAATTACAACCTGGAAAGACTTCAGCCATGTGACCGAAGATGAAACTTTACAGGTAACCTCAGGTTGTAAGTAGCATACAGTGTGATGCTCTGGTCTTGAGGGAAGGGCCAGAGACCATTCCCTGAGCTGGTGGGTGTAGGGACGGGAAAGTGGTGGCGCTGTGCCTCGAGAAGACCTCAGAGCCTCTGAAGGAACGAAAACCCTGCAGTTCAACCCCCTTGTATTTCTAGTAAAGCCTCTGGGTTGATAACTGAAGATCATCATTCTACCATCTTCCCCCTACACATTTTGGGGTGTGCACCCCTCTTCCCTGATTAAACAGACTCATAACAGCTATTAAGGCTCAGGCATCCTGCAGAAAATACGTTCAAAATACCATGCTTTTCCTTGCTGTACCCAACCATTCCTGGTAGTTACCTTCTTaccatttttttctactttttctccCATTTAAATATCAATATGAGGATTGCGATCACCACTAAGGGTCAAAGTAAACTGAAATGAACTCCTGGGTTGTGCAAGAAGTGCAGAATGTGGTGGAGATAAGGAAGATGGTCTCAAAGGTAGCATGACATGGGCCGTCATGTCAATGTGGGCTCTTGGGAAAGTTTTTGTAGAGAGGGTAACATCTTGGAGGAGATCTCAGGGTCAAGAGGTGAGCAGGccaaggggagggagggcagtggtGGTTGGCAGAAGTGTTAATGGTGGCTAAGGACACCACATGTGTCTTCATTCCCCATGGGACCCATTTGGTGCCCCTGCAGGTTTAAGTCATACCTGGCATTTACCTGGCCTTCTAAAACAGTACTTCACAGTATAGGGATGTCTACTGACAGATATGAAATCAGTAATTCAGAACAGGGAAGATGAAGAAAAGTCCATGTTACACTCCCCTTCACAGCATGCCAGACCTGTGACAATCTGTATCTTAGCAGAATGTGTCGCCCAGATGTTCAAAGATTGAATATAACTATTAAGGTTGAATCATTTGGAAAGGCTAAAACTGTTCTAATCAAATGGCAATTTCGAAACCTTTTGCTCTGATCCCCTTCTAGCTCCAATGATTATGAAGTCAGGTTGGGTTCTCCCCTTTCCGTGAGTCACCAGCATTACTCACTTGTGGAGCTGAGATCTATGATCTTAGCGTTTGGCCCTTTGTCTAGCTGGGCCGGTCACACTGCTTCTCAAGGGCCACTTGCTGTTTACTCAAACCTCCCAGGCCTTGCTGGAGTGTCCACCCAACTCGACAAGCATCTCTTA
This is a stretch of genomic DNA from Rattus rattus isolate New Zealand chromosome 10, Rrattus_CSIRO_v1, whole genome shotgun sequence. It encodes these proteins:
- the LOC116911665 gene encoding major histocompatibility complex class I-related gene protein isoform X1, giving the protein MGRKGLQWGSMMFLLPFLTVFLAKQSHTRTHSLRYFRLAVSDPGPGVPEFISVGYVDSHPITTYDSVTRQKEPRAPWMAENLAPDHWERYTQLLRGWQRTFQTELRHLQRHYNHSGLHTYQRMIGCELLEDGSTTGFLQYAYDGQDFIVFNKDTLSWLAMDNVAQITKRAWEANLHELQYQKNWLEEECIAWLKRFLEYGSDALERTEHPVVRTTRKETFPGITTLFCRAHGFYPPEISMIWKKNGEEIVQEVDYGGVLPSGDGTYQMWVSVDLDPQSKDIYSCHVEHCGLQMVLEAPQESGNTLLVANTISGTIILILVLAGVGALIWRRRSREPKEVMYQPTQVNEGSSPS